TTACCGGAAGTTTCCCTGTTCCCTCATCCAGCCCAATAAGCTGAGTCTGGATAACATGCGCATGTTTGACATACTCGCGCGACTCTTCCATCGCTTTTTCGGCTTCGTCAAACTCGCCTTTGCGTGCCAGTTGCAATGCCGTCAGCGCAGCACTGCGTGCAGCGCCAGCGTTTACCAGCAACTCCATGATGGTTGTTTCTAAATCTTCCATTCATTGCTCCAGCAGTTTAAGCGCTTTTTCAAGGACGACATCGCCTTTCATCATGCCGTAATCCATCATATCGATCACCGCGACCTGTTTACCCAGCGGTTCAGCCTGAGCCTGAAGCTTTGCCAGTTCGTATTTTACCTGTGGCCCCAGTAATACGATGTCGGCTGTGGCGATATAGTCTTTAAACTCAGCTACCGGAACGGCTTTGATAGTGACTTCAACGCCTTTTTTTTGCGCGGCGTCTTTCATACGCTGAACCAGCATGCTGGTAGACATCCCGGCAGCACAACACAAAACGATATTCTTCATAGTCAGCCTCGATCTATATGTGTTTAATGATAATTATCCCGTGCAGACGGCTTCAACAACCGCTTTACCCCGATTGTGTGTCAGGCATCACAAAGAAATCTGAATTCTATGAAACCGGTTTCA
This sequence is a window from Enterobacter sp. 638. Protein-coding genes within it:
- a CDS encoding PTS lactose/cellobiose transporter subunit IIA, with product MEDLETTIMELLVNAGAARSAALTALQLARKGEFDEAEKAMEESREYVKHAHVIQTQLIGLDEGTGKLPVNLITVHSQDHLMNAMVIQDLAGDMIELYRRLPLLK
- a CDS encoding PTS sugar transporter subunit IIB, coding for MKNIVLCCAAGMSTSMLVQRMKDAAQKKGVEVTIKAVPVAEFKDYIATADIVLLGPQVKYELAKLQAQAEPLGKQVAVIDMMDYGMMKGDVVLEKALKLLEQ